One window from the genome of Macaca fascicularis isolate 582-1 chromosome 7, T2T-MFA8v1.1 encodes:
- the LOC123574595 gene encoding uncharacterized protein gives MQLTRRKLLHLCSAKLQREREIGVAGGGARRSSALQQGGRGSSGTARSLESPASRAGSEAPGAAGRGASVGPGLPRCTWPSPAPPSPRPPPRRWVCWVRRTHRGGSGVCRALFAFRSLAGSLCKPSGVGSTAGEAAAPGSRRRSGRPRVCLLVCLRATWL, from the exons ATGCAATTAACAAGAAGAAAATTGTTACATTTGTGTTCTGCTAAATTGCAGAGAGAGCGAGAGATAGGGGTTGCCGGCGGAGGAGCCCGGCGCTCGAGCGCTCTACAGCAGGGGGGTCGCGGGAGCTCGGGGACAGCGCGGTCCCTGGAGTCCCCCGCCTCGCGGGCAGGGAGCGAGGCTCCGGGGGCGGCCGGGCGGGGGGCGAGCGTCGGGCCGGGACTGCCTCGGTGCACTTGGCCGAGCCCTGCACCCCCAAGCCCGCGGCCCCCGCCCCGCCGCTGGGTCTGCTGGGTCCGGCGGACGCACCGCGGAGGCTCCGGAGTTTGCAGGGCGCTCTTCGCCTTCCGATCGCTCGCGGGGAGTTTGTGCAAACCTTCCGGAGTTGGGAGCACCGCGGGGGAAGCAGCGG CCCCCGGATCTCGGAGGCGCTCCGGGCGACCGCGCGTGTGTCTGCTCGTGTGTTTGCGAGCAACCTGGCTGTAG